Within Lactobacillus amylovorus DSM 20531, the genomic segment GCTACTGCAGTGCGCAAGTTTGCTTTGCATATCTTTGACCGTCTGCGCAAGGTACATCTTTTGCCTAAATCTGACAGAGAATTATTGAGTTGGGCTGCCATAGTTGATGATATTGGTAGTTTTGTTAACCAAGCAAGACGCTATGAGCAATCAGCCGAATTCTTGGATGATAATGAATTGATCGGCTTGTCTGATCGTGAAAACGAAATTGTTAGTGAAATTTGTCGTTATCAGACTATGAACGAAGATGGTTCTGCACCTGACATTGGTGGCCATCATTACCGTCACCTAGATCCAGAAATTCAGTTAACGGTTGCCAAGCTTTCCGCTATTTTACGAATAGCTACTGCGTTAGATGCTTCACACAAGCAAAAGATTAAGCAAATCGTTATTTCGCTGAAGAAAAATAATGAATTAATCGTCAGAGCTAAAACAAATGCGGATATTACATTGGAACGCTGGTCCTTTAATAAACGCGTGAAATTATTTGAAGACGTATTTGGTATCAAAGTTGTTTTAAAACAAGAGGGTATGAATAGACAATGAGTAGTACATTTTTAGGAAATGAAAAAGAAGAAATAAAACCGTTTTTGAAACCGGAATATTTCAATAATCGTGAATTAAGTTGGATGGATTTTAACGATCGAGTACTAGAAGAAGCTCGTAATAGGGACAATCCATTGCTTGAAAGAATCAACTTCTTAGGTATCACTCAAAGCAATGTTGATGAATTCTTCATGGTTCGTGTCGCTTCTTTGCACAAGTTGATTGCGGCCGGTATCAAGACTACTGATTCATCTGGTATGACTCCAGAAAAACAACTTGACGCGATTAACAAAAAGGAACACAAAGCAGTAGAAAAGAGATACTCAACTTACTGGCGTTCACTTTTGCCTCAACTTGAAAAGAAGAACATCTTTATTAAAGAAGTTAAAGATCTGAGCGCACAACAATACGAATTTTTAAGACGTTACTTTAGTGATGAATTGTATCCAGTCATTACTCCAATGGCTGACGACACTAACCGTCCATTCCCATTTATTGCTAACGATTCTTTGAATATCGCTGTTCATTTAAAGGACAAAGAAGATGGCAAGCATCACTATGCTACACTTAGAGTTCCTAATAACTTTAAACGTTTAGTTAAGTTACCAAAAGCAGACAACAGTTTTGTTTTACTAGAAGATATCATCAAAGAATTTGTCAGCAGCTTTTTCGACGGCTACGAAGTAAAAGAAGCCGCAATTTTCCGTGTTACTCGTGACATGGACTTGGACGTGGCTGAACGTGATACTTCAGACTTTTTACGTAGTGTCCAAAAACAATTGAAGGACCGTGAACATGGTAAAGCTGTTCGCCTTGAAATCGAAAAGTCAATGGGTGACAAATTGCGTTCACGCTTGTTTGACAAGTTAAACGTTAAAAAGAGCGAAATCTATGAAATTTCAGGTCCAATTGATTTAACTTTCCTTAAGAAGTTAGCTGGCGCCGTTAAGGGACATGAAAAATTGCGCTATGCTCCAATTAAGGGTTACGTTGATCCAGACTTGGCTTTTTCTAGTGATATTTTTGCCAATATTAGAGAAAGAGATTATCTTGTACAACACCCATATGATTCATTTGATGCTGTATTGAACTTCATCCGTAAAGCTGCACATGATGACAAAGTTTTAGCCATTAAGATGACTTTTTACCGTGTTTCTGGTAATTCACCAATCATTAAATATTTGGGTCAAGCTGCCCAAGCAGGTAAGCAAGTTACTGTTTTGGTTGAAGTTAAAGCTCGTTTTGATGAAGAGAACAACGTTCATTGGGCAAAGACCTTGGAACAAATGGGTTGTCACGTTATTTACGGTTTGAAAGGACTTAAGACTCACACCAAGATTACTTTGGTAATTCGTCGTGACGAAGATGGTATTCGCAGATACATTCACTTGGGTACCGGTAACTACAACGACGTAACTGCTCACTTCTACACTGATATGGGCTTATTCACTTCACGCCGCGACCTTGGTGTTGATGCCACTAATTTATTTAACATGCTATCTGGTTATTCTCGTCCACCATACTTCAGACAATTAAGAATTTCACCAAATCATATCCGTGAGTTCATTAATCAAAAGATTGATAATGAAATCGAAATCGCCAAAACTGGCCGTAAAGCCGAAATTCACATGAAGATGAATTCACTCTCTGATCCTGAAATCATTGGTAAACTTTATGAAGCTTCTCACGCTGGCGTAAAAATTCACTTAATTGTGCGCGGAATTTGTTGCTTAAGAACCGATATTCCTGGAATTAGTGATAATATTGAAGTACATTCAATTGTCGGAAGATTACTCGAACACAGTCGAATCTATTACTTCTATAATAATGGTAATCAAGATGTCTACCTTTCAAGTGCGGACATGATGAAGCGTAACTTGAACAGAAGAGTTGAAACCTTATTCCCAATCTTGCAGCCAGATTTGAAGGAACGTGTACTTCATATCTACGATATTATGTGGAATGACAACGTTAAGACACGTGTTCTTCATAATGATGTATATTCAATGTTTGATCGTCGTGGTAAGAAGGCCCTTAACTCTCAAGAGCACTTTATTCATCAAGCCCAAGAAAAAGAACGCGAATTAAAGCAAAAAGAAGATGAAGATAGAGATCCTGATGTCTTTGAAGTAATGCGTAAAGAAGACAATGATTTAACCCTTGAAGAAAAGAAGGATACGGATGAGTAAGGATTTTTTACGCAAAAGATTCAATATTGATAAGCTGCGATTAAAAGCTAGCAAAGATGAATTGATTGAGGCCGGCAAGAAGCAGGCTAAAAAGGTGCCAGTTAGTGAACTGAGTGCTTTTAAACCGGTTGAACGGGATGCCGTTGAGATGATCAAGACACAGGAAGATACAATGATTCCTGAGCTATTGCCTTTGCGTCATCAGCGCATGATTGCTAATGCCTTTAGCTTCTTGCGTGGTACTGCTGGTGTCATGGAATATGACTTGTTGCACAGCACGCAAAGCAAAATCTGGGTGATGATTTGTGGAGATGCCCACTTAAACAACTTCGGCTTTTTCGCTTCACCTGAAAGACAATTGCTTTTCGGACTTAATGACTTTGATGAAACCAGAGTTGGCAATTGGGAGAGCGATTTGAAGCGTCTGATGGTCAGTGCCCAATTAATCGGTGAGATCAACGGCTATAATCCAGATAATCTTTATAAGATATTGAAGAATACTGCCAAGGCTTATGAAGACGGAATTAATGATGCGGCTGGTCAAAAGCTGCTCGACCGTTTTTACACCTCATACAGCATCAATGATTTCTTTAATACAACCAGTGATGATAAGCAATTAGTCAAGATTTTGAAGAAAATTGCGGATAAGGCACCAAAGAATAATTCGGATAAGGTAGTTAAAAAGTTTACGACTGAAGAAAATGGTAAGCTGGTCTTTAAAGAAAATCCACCACGTGCTAGACGGATTTCTGATCAAACTTATCAGGAATTAGTTAGTGCGATGGAAGAGTACCAAAAGAAGCTTTCACCTGATGTAAAGGTGCTGTTGAGCAGTTTTAAACTGACTGACATTATTCGTTACAGCGTAGGTGTTGGTAGCT encodes:
- a CDS encoding RNA degradosome polyphosphate kinase — encoded protein: MSSTFLGNEKEEIKPFLKPEYFNNRELSWMDFNDRVLEEARNRDNPLLERINFLGITQSNVDEFFMVRVASLHKLIAAGIKTTDSSGMTPEKQLDAINKKEHKAVEKRYSTYWRSLLPQLEKKNIFIKEVKDLSAQQYEFLRRYFSDELYPVITPMADDTNRPFPFIANDSLNIAVHLKDKEDGKHHYATLRVPNNFKRLVKLPKADNSFVLLEDIIKEFVSSFFDGYEVKEAAIFRVTRDMDLDVAERDTSDFLRSVQKQLKDREHGKAVRLEIEKSMGDKLRSRLFDKLNVKKSEIYEISGPIDLTFLKKLAGAVKGHEKLRYAPIKGYVDPDLAFSSDIFANIRERDYLVQHPYDSFDAVLNFIRKAAHDDKVLAIKMTFYRVSGNSPIIKYLGQAAQAGKQVTVLVEVKARFDEENNVHWAKTLEQMGCHVIYGLKGLKTHTKITLVIRRDEDGIRRYIHLGTGNYNDVTAHFYTDMGLFTSRRDLGVDATNLFNMLSGYSRPPYFRQLRISPNHIREFINQKIDNEIEIAKTGRKAEIHMKMNSLSDPEIIGKLYEASHAGVKIHLIVRGICCLRTDIPGISDNIEVHSIVGRLLEHSRIYYFYNNGNQDVYLSSADMMKRNLNRRVETLFPILQPDLKERVLHIYDIMWNDNVKTRVLHNDVYSMFDRRGKKALNSQEHFIHQAQEKERELKQKEDEDRDPDVFEVMRKEDNDLTLEEKKDTDE
- a CDS encoding DUF2252 domain-containing protein → MSKDFLRKRFNIDKLRLKASKDELIEAGKKQAKKVPVSELSAFKPVERDAVEMIKTQEDTMIPELLPLRHQRMIANAFSFLRGTAGVMEYDLLHSTQSKIWVMICGDAHLNNFGFFASPERQLLFGLNDFDETRVGNWESDLKRLMVSAQLIGEINGYNPDNLYKILKNTAKAYEDGINDAAGQKLLDRFYTSYSINDFFNTTSDDKQLVKILKKIADKAPKNNSDKVVKKFTTEENGKLVFKENPPRARRISDQTYQELVSAMEEYQKKLSPDVKVLLSSFKLTDIIRYSVGVGSFGTRCYLVLLTGRDGSNLVLQIKEAMPSKYDLSNLSVAEAKQQGYEEGRRVITGQSILQTFYDPFLGYTEAGGRSYYVRQFRDMKDSIDTTKLDEESFEAYATLCAFILARAHCQSPTAAMIYGYLQESKQFDKCMADWAVAYSRQVEQDYEAFMKYLRGEYDSRLRRKRK